One Terriglobales bacterium genomic window carries:
- a CDS encoding hydantoinase B/oxoprolinase family protein, whose amino-acid sequence MRRDPIELEVFKNLFHSIAEEMGAALRRTAFSPNIKERRDYSCAVFDARGEVVAMGDHMPVHLGSMPMSVRAAIRAFPLAPGDVAMLNDPFCGGTHLPDITLVAPVYNTRPHGAAALGRAPDFYVASRAHHADVGGAYAGSMGPCREIYQEGVRIPPVKLVRRGKTDEDVLALLLANVRTPREREGDLGAQLAACHTGATRLREVCVRYGRPRVRRAMSALLDYSEEVMRAFLAHVPRGTFRAEDFLDDDGITDRPIRIAVSIAFHTGPRGAAALGRGPVVTVDFTGSDPQVAGSVNAVEAITYSACFYVFRCLLAEDVPATAGLMRPIRVIAPEGSIVNARPPAAVAGGNVETSQRIVDVLLRALAQAIPQRIPAGSSGTMNNLTLGGIDPRSGEPFAYYETIAGGMGARPTKDGVSGIHTHMTNSLNTPAEALEHAYPFRVTRYSLRPGSGGPGRFRGGDGIVREIEVLTDSDIAVLADRRSRGPYGLAGGDAGAPGRTQIIRRDGSVEELPGKTSARLRVGERVRIESPGGGGWGKRNIKA is encoded by the coding sequence GTGCGGCGCGATCCCATCGAGCTCGAGGTTTTCAAGAACCTCTTCCACTCCATCGCGGAAGAGATGGGCGCGGCGCTGCGCCGCACCGCCTTCTCCCCCAACATCAAAGAGCGGCGCGACTACTCCTGCGCGGTGTTCGACGCGCGCGGCGAGGTGGTGGCCATGGGGGATCACATGCCCGTGCACTTGGGCTCCATGCCCATGTCGGTGCGCGCCGCCATCCGGGCCTTTCCGCTCGCGCCCGGGGACGTCGCCATGCTCAACGATCCCTTTTGCGGCGGCACCCACTTGCCGGACATCACGCTGGTGGCGCCGGTGTACAACACAAGACCACATGGCGCGGCCGCCCTCGGCCGCGCGCCCGACTTCTACGTAGCCTCCCGCGCGCACCACGCCGATGTCGGCGGCGCCTACGCCGGTTCCATGGGCCCGTGCCGCGAGATCTACCAGGAAGGCGTCCGCATCCCGCCGGTGAAACTGGTGCGCAGGGGCAAGACGGACGAAGACGTGCTGGCGCTGCTACTGGCCAACGTGCGCACGCCGCGCGAGCGCGAAGGCGACTTGGGGGCGCAGCTCGCCGCCTGCCACACCGGGGCCACGCGCCTGCGCGAGGTGTGCGTGCGCTACGGCCGACCGCGCGTCCGCCGCGCGATGAGTGCGCTGCTTGATTACTCTGAGGAGGTGATGCGCGCCTTCCTCGCCCATGTCCCACGCGGAACCTTCCGTGCCGAGGATTTTCTGGACGACGACGGCATCACGGACCGCCCCATCCGCATCGCCGTCAGCATCGCGTTCCATACCGGGCCACGTGGCGCGGCCGCCCTCGGCCGCGGTCCCGTCGTCACCGTGGACTTCACCGGCAGCGACCCGCAGGTGGCGGGCAGCGTCAACGCAGTGGAGGCCATCACTTACTCGGCGTGCTTCTACGTCTTTCGCTGCCTGCTGGCGGAGGACGTACCGGCGACCGCGGGGCTGATGCGACCCATCCGCGTGATTGCGCCCGAGGGCAGCATAGTGAACGCGCGGCCGCCGGCCGCGGTGGCCGGAGGAAACGTAGAGACCTCGCAGCGCATCGTGGACGTCCTGCTGCGCGCGCTGGCCCAGGCCATTCCGCAGCGCATCCCGGCCGGCTCGTCAGGGACGATGAACAACCTCACCCTGGGAGGGATCGATCCCAGGAGCGGCGAACCCTTCGCATACTACGAGACCATCGCCGGCGGCATGGGTGCGCGGCCTACCAAGGACGGCGTCTCCGGCATCCACACCCACATGACCAACTCGCTCAACACGCCGGCGGAGGCGCTCGAGCACGCCTATCCCTTCCGTGTGACGCGCTACTCCCTGCGCCCGGGCTCGGGCGGCCCTGGAAGATTCCGCGGCGGCGACGGCATCGTGCGCGAGATCGAAGTGTTGACCGACTCCGACATCGCGGTGCTCGCCGACCGCCGCTCCCGCGGGCCCTACGGCCTGGCCGGCGGCGATGCGGGCGCGCCCGGAAGGACGCAGATCATTCGCCGCGACGGCTCGGTCGAAGAGTTGCCCGGCAAGACAAGCGCGCGGCTACGGGTGGGCGAGCGAGTGCGCATCGAGTCGCCCGGCGGCGGCGGCTGGGGCAAGCGAAACATAAAGGCGTGA